A window from Dysidea avara chromosome 2, odDysAvar1.4, whole genome shotgun sequence encodes these proteins:
- the LOC136247756 gene encoding uncharacterized protein — protein sequence MIIAAVLLVCLFSKTEGATNLKPDDLTDTSKNRSDDFVTGGSGGGKERGQDKPCCISGNFIFHSIDGILSNMSSNTMVNITTDVVLSSNMTLKGLENIMIIGHRNPVVNCNDVGAVMFISCKNITIEGIQWEGCGSKDYPGVEFYNSSNVSFERCSFHNSKGRSVLLSQVSGNVYINNCNFTHKIEYSGHGAAVHYSPNTNSHGQHKLVIQNSQFIFNRAKKSVVYIDGSGSRITGHVYLQDNVFVNNKGVPIYSSHTNLHISGSVLFKANTAESGGGIYSKRCSVIFYDKSNVNFISSFVTDNGGANYSRLAFGENSIMTFKDNHANFGGTIYSDNSNITFDGNSSVTFNNNNASDYGGAVYCQSSSHITFDGNSSSSSHITFDGNSSVTFNNNEANHFGGAVFCYDSSHITFDGNSSVTFSNNFAGVLGGAVFCQSSSHITFDGNSSVTFNNNEANHFGGAVFCYDSSHITFDGNSSVTFSNNFAGVLGGAVFCQSSSHITFDGSSSVTYSNNFASVDGGAVYCYDSTHITFDGNSSVTFNNNNASDYGGAVYCQSSSHITFDGNSSSSSHITFDGNSSVTFNNNEANHFGGAVFCYDSSHITFDGNSSVTFSNNFAGVLGGAVFCQSSSHITFDGSSSVTYSNNFASVDGGAVYCYDSTHITFDGNSSVTFNNNNASDYGGAVYCQSSSHITFDGNSSSSSHITFDGNSSVTFNNNEANHFGGAVFCYDSSHITFDGNSSVTFSNNFAGVLGGAVFCQSSSHITFDGSSSVTYSNNFASVDGGAVYCYDSTHITFDGNSSVTFNNNKASDDGGAVCCIISCLITFDGSSSVTFNNNDASKYGGAIYVLLSIVTFEGDILVNFNSNTAENGGTISAVKSSITLAVQPQLWFFNNSARASGGAIHLSDHFFVNICNNSHITFYHNNANRRGGAIYCDLTKSAENKIIFNSTDIVFDDNTDLTGSDFYIEMPTSCDEMCLNNSIINKRYNHFDGVIKTSPRKLELNDSAVTCIDNNYTNCQNYLTRNKMLGQEIIINTCVKDYYNQPAGPTQFVLSSEDQNHHIIGSNNVLISCEVFGGVSVGGKRILNATNYSMIITSYEGSASDIREFFIELIIALSPCHPGFHYDNTTQTCVCYSDSDIVSCSGSTSSIKSGYWFGEVDDKATVTICPNNYCNFTCCETVNGFFELSPDRANQCNSQRSGTACGGCKDGYTLSFDSIECVSVDKCTTGQILLVVILSVIYWITLVIAVFAMMYYRIGIGYLYAITYYCSIVDIILNQSLETTPALFTTVSIMSSIAKVTPQFLGQFCLIRNMSGIDQQFIHYSHPLAVTFIIAMICLSARISYKVSSLVSRGIIHVICFLLLLSYSSVATTSLLIVRPLKFTIGNTVQVKTYLSPDIDYFQGRHFYYAIVAILCTIPIAIGLPLLLLLEPFLNRKINFIRIKPLLDQFQGCYKDNCRYFAAYYMVCRLVIIGIFISNFSNNNTTQYLMLAVSAVFALVHFVQKPYVNKTLNLFDGLVLLSITFIAMIPLIDRSGLGLLLPITALLPLVSFVGLIMLIHRKNIKKLTKYFKPIPRTTNNNVEVPMREYGVVVDDNMRKNATICEITDNPESEDDAIHYRESFMEVMNETED from the exons ATGATCATAGCTGCTGTTCTGCTAGTGTGTTTGTTCAGTAAAACCGAAGGAGCTACAAACCTGAAGCCTGATGATCTAACTGATACTTCAAAGAATAGAAGTGATGATTTTGTTACTGGAGGCTCAGGTGGTGGAAAAGAGAGAGGTCAAGATAAACCTTGTTGTATATCTGGAAACTTCATATTTCATTCAATTGATGGCATTCTAAGCAACATGTCCAGTAATACCATGGTCAACATTACAACAGATGTTGTATTGTCCTCTAATATGACATTAAAAGGTCTtgaaaatatcatgataatagGTCACAGAAATCCTGTTGTAAACTGTAATGATGTTGGTGCTGTAATGTTCATCTCCTGCAAGAATATAACCATTGAAGGTATCCAGTGGGAAGGATGTGGCTCTAAAGATTATCCAGGAGTTGAATTCTACAATTCATCCAATGTTTCATTTGAAAGATGCTCATTCCATAACTCAAAAGGAAGAAGTGTTTTGCTTTCACAAGTGTCTGGAAATGTGTACATTAACAATTGCAATTTTACACACAAAATTGAATATAGTGGACATGGAGCTGCTGTACATTATTCACCAAATACTAATAGCCATGGTCAACACAAGTTGGTGATCCAAAATAGCCAATTCATTTTCAATAGAGCCAAAAAAAGTGTAGTTTACATTGATGGTTCAGGTAGCAGGATCACTGGTCATGTTTATCTACAAGACAATGTGTTTGTCAACAACAAAGGAGTACCAATTTACAGTTCACATACTAATCTTCACATTTCAGGTAGTGTGTTGTTTAAGGCTAATACAGCAGAGTCTGGTGGAGGAATTTATAGCAAAAGATGCAGTGTCATATTCTATGATAAGTCCAatgtaaattttattagcaGCTTTGTTACAGATAATGGTGGAGCTAATTATTCAAGATTAGCATTTGGGGAAAACTCAATCATGACATTTAAGGACAACCATGCAAATTTTGGTGGTACCATATATAGTGATAATTctaatatcacatttgatggtaactcaagtgtaacatttaataataacaatgccAGTGattatggaggagctgtatattgtcagtcttcatctcatatcacatttgatggtaactcaagt tcttcatctcatatcacatttgatggtaactcaagtgtaacatttaataacaatGAAGCCAATCATTTCGGAGGAGCTGTATTTTGCTAtgattcatctcatatcacatttgatggtaactcaagtgtaacattcaGTAATAATTTTGCCGGTGTATTAGGAGGAGCTGTATTTTGTCagtcttcatctcatatcacatttgatggtaactcaagtgtaacatttaataacaatGAAGCCAATCATTTCGGAGGAGCTGTATTTTGCTAtgattcatctcatatcacatttgatggtaactcaagtgtaacattcaGTAATAATTTTGCCGGTGTATTAGGAGGAGCTGTATTTTGTCagtcttcatctcatatcacatttgatggtagcTCAAGTGTAACATATAGTAATAATTTTGCCAGTgttgatggaggagctgtatattgttaTGATTCaactcatatcacatttgatggtaactcaagtgtaacatttaataataacaatgccAGTGattatggaggagctgtatattgtcagtcttcatctcatatcacatttgatggtaactcaagt tcttcatctcatatcacatttgatggtaactcaagtgtaacatttaataacaatGAAGCCAATCATTTCGGAGGAGCTGTATTTTGCTAtgattcatctcatatcacatttgatggtaactcaagtgtaacattcaGTAATAATTTTGCCGGTGTATTAGGAGGAGCTGTATTTTGTCagtcttcatctcatatcacatttgatggtagcTCAAGTGTAACATATAGTAATAATTTTGCCAGTgttgatggaggagctgtatattgttaTGATTCaactcatatcacatttgatggtaactcaagtgtaacatttaataataacaatgccAGTGattatggaggagctgtatattgtcagtcttcatctcatatcacatttgatggtaactcaagt tcttcatctcatatcacatttgatggtaactcaagtgtaacatttaataacaatGAAGCCAATCATTTCGGAGGAGCTGTATTTTGCTAtgattcatctcatatcacatttgatggtaactcaagtgtaacattcaGTAATAATTTTGCCGGTGTATTAGGAGGAGCTGTATTTTGTCagtcttcatctcatatcacatttgatggtagcTCAAGTGTAACATATAGTAATAATTTTGCCAGTgttgatggaggagctgtatattgttaTGATTCaactcatatcacatttgatggtaactcaagtgtaacatttaataataataaagcaagtgatgatggaggagctgtatgtTGCATAATTTCCTGTcttatcacatttgatggtagctcaagtgtaacatttaataataatgatgccAGTAAATATGGAGGAGCTATATATGTGTTACTGTCTATTGTAACTTTTGAAGGAGACATTTTAGTAAATTTCAATAGCAATACAGCAGAAAATGGTGGCACTATTTCTGCAGTGAAATCCTCAATAACATTAGCAGTACAACCTCAATTATGGTTTTTCAACAATTCAGCAAGAGCAAGTGGTGGGGCCATACATCTTAGTGATCACTTCTTTGTAAATATTTGCAATAattctcatatcacattttatcaTAACAATGCTAATCGCCGTGGTGGGGCCATATATTGTGACCTAACAAAAAGTGCTGAGAACAAAATTATATTCAACAGTACAGACATTGTGTTTGATGACAACACCGACCTAACAGGTTCTGATTTTTATATTGAAATGCCAACATCTTGTGATGAGATGTGCTTAAACAACAGCATAATTAACAAAAGATACAATCATTTCGATGGGGTGATTAAAACCTCTCCTAGAAAACTAGAGCTTAATGACTCAGCAGTTACATGTATTGATAATAACTATACAAATTGTCAAAATTATTTAACAAGAAATAAAATGCTTGGTCAGGAAATCATAATCAATACTTGTGTAAAGGATTATTACAACCAACCTGCTGGACCAAcacaatttgtactgagcaGTGAAGATCAAAATCATCATATCATCGGATCAAACAATGTGCTAATATCATGTGAAGTATTTGGAGGAGTCAGTGTAGGAGGAAAAAGAATTTTAAATGCAACTAATTATTCAATGATCATTACTTCATACGAAGGCAGTGCATCTGACATAAGAGAGTTCTTTATTGAGCTAATAATTGCACTATCACCATGTCACCCTGGTTTCCACTACGATAATACTACACAAACGTGTGTATGCTACAGTGATAGTGATATTGTGTCTTGTTCTGGTAGTACATCATCTATCAAAAGTGGTTACTGGTTTGGTGAAGTTGATGATAAAGCTACAGTGACGATTTGtcctaataattattgtaattttaCTTGTTGTGAAACAGTCAATGGATTTTTTGAACTTTCACCAGACAGAGCAAATCAGTGCAATTCACAGCGATCTGGTACTGCTTGTGGTGGTTGTAAGGATGGTTATACTCTTTCATTTGATTCAATAGAATGTGTAAGTGTTGACAAGTGTACAACTGGTCAAATACTTCTTGTGGTCATTTTATCAGTTATATACTGGATAACTCTGGTTATTGCTGTGTTTGCTATGATGTACTATAGAATTGGAATTGGTTATTTATATGCTATTACATATTACTGCAGTATAGTTGATATTATCCTCAACCAAAGTTTAGAAACAACCCCAGCATTATTTACAACTGTTAGCATCATGTCCAGCATTGCTAAAGTCACACCTCAGTTTCTGGGACAGTTTTGTTTAATACGAAACATGAGTGGAATTGACCAACAGTTCATTCATTATTCCCATCCACTAGCTGTCACATTCATTATAGCAATGATCTGCTTATCAGCAAGGATATCTTACAAGGTTTCATCACTAGTGAGTAGGGGAATTATCCATGTTATCTGTTTTCTTTTGCTGCTATCCTATTCCTCTGTAGCAACAACCTCATTACTAATAGTGCGACCATTGAAATTTACAATTGGAAATACAGTTCAAGTTAAAACATACTTGTCACCTGATATTGACTACTTTCAGGGTCGCCATTTTTATTATGCTATTGTGGCGATATTGTGTACAATACCAATTGCAATTGGTCTTCCACTCCTCCTTCTGCTTGAACCATTTCTTAACCGCAAGATCAACTTCATCAGAATAAAGCCATTGttggatcagtttcaaggatgttacaaagacaATTGTCGTTACTTTGCAGCTTATTATATGGTATGTCGACTGGTGATCATTGGGATCTTCATTTCCAATTTCTCTAACAACAACACAACACAGTATTTAATGCTTGCTGTAAGTGCTGTGTTTGCTTTAGTGCATTTCGTACAGAAACCGTATGTAAATAAAACACTCAACTTGTTTGATGGATTGGTTTTATTATCAATTACTTTCATTGCAATGATCCCACTTATTGATAGGTCTGGCTTGGGTTTACTGTTACCAATTACTGCTCTGCTTCCATTAGTCAGTTTTGTTGGATTGATAATGTTAATTCACAGAAAGAATATAAAAAAGCTAACTAAATACTTCAAGCCAATACCTCGCACTACCAATAACAATGTTGAGGTACCGATGAGGGAATATGGTGTTGTTGTTGATGACAATATGAGGAAGAATGCTACTATTTGTGAAAT AACTGATAATCCAGAGTCTGAGGATGATGCCATTCATTATCGTGAATCCTTCATGGAAGTGATGAATGAAACTGAGGACTAA